The Acidimicrobiales bacterium genomic interval GGCATCACCGAACCGGACCACGGATCGGACGCAACCCACATGGAGACCAATGCCGTGCGCGACGGTGACGGGTGGGTACTCAACGGGGAAAAGACGTGGAACTCCGGCATCCATCGGGCGCACAGCGACCTGGTACTGGCCAGAACCTCGGGTGAACCCGGCGACGGCCACGGCATCACAGCCTTCTTGACCCCCATGGACGCAGATGGCCTGAAGATCGAGGAGTACCTCTGGACCTTCAACATGCCAACCGACCATGGCCGCGTCTCGTTGACTGGCGTACACGTACCTCACGGAGCCATCCTCGGCGAGGAAGGGCGGGGGTTGCAGATCGCCCAACATTTCTTCAACGAGAACCGGATCCGACAGGCGGCCTCCAGCCTCGGCGCCGCCCAGTACTGCATCAACGAGTCGGTGCATTACGCAGGAGAGCGCAGGCCGTTCGGCAAGCCGCTCTCGATCAACCAGGGGATCCAGTTTCCCCTGGTGGAACTTCAGACGGAGTGCGAGATGCTCAGGGCGCTGGTGCAGAAGACCGCGTGGCAGATGGACGCCTACGGGGCGTTCTCGGTCTCGGACAGGGTTTCGATGTGCAACTACCGGGCCAACCGGTTGTGCTGCGAGGCGGCGGACCGGGCTATGCAGGTCCACGGCGGGCTTGGCTACTCACGCCACCGGCCGTTCGAACACATCTACCGGCACCACCGGCGCTACCGGATC includes:
- a CDS encoding acyl-CoA dehydrogenase family protein, which produces MNHDIPDDLAGYLVELDEFIDREIKPLEEQDDNIRFFDHRREDARTDWDRDGLPNREWEALLSEARRRADEAGHYRYPLSAEMGGRDGTNLGMAVIREHLATRGLGLHNDLQNEHSIVGNNVGLLLMLEYGSEEQKAEWVPHLLAGTRGFAFGITEPDHGSDATHMETNAVRDGDGWVLNGEKTWNSGIHRAHSDLVLARTSGEPGDGHGITAFLTPMDADGLKIEEYLWTFNMPTDHGRVSLTGVHVPHGAILGEEGRGLQIAQHFFNENRIRQAASSLGAAQYCINESVHYAGERRPFGKPLSINQGIQFPLVELQTECEMLRALVQKTAWQMDAYGAFSVSDRVSMCNYRANRLCCEAADRAMQVHGGLGYSRHRPFEHIYRHHRRYRITEGAEEIQMRRIAGYMFGFMKQQAPKGVAGD